Proteins found in one Anopheles aquasalis chromosome 3, idAnoAquaMG_Q_19, whole genome shotgun sequence genomic segment:
- the LOC126579047 gene encoding lysophospholipid acyltransferase 5: MLNPVEALASVSGASVPAIRLILSVLLAYPIGLLYRQLKGGPTVRNLFIAFTGLSIVVFNYGTDIYHSLLAVAVSFLCNALLGRSALLVPVSFAYHMGYLLIGYYYTTSDTYDIKWTMPHCVLVLRLIGLAFDLSDSRQKEAQGKADAKCIPAPTLLELIAFTYFPASVLVGPQFSFLRYQRFIAGLYEPHTQAAPAYATKKFLQGVFYLVVNQVGTQYVSDAYLMSAEFEQESLFMKHIYMGCWGRITLYKYISIWLLAEGAAVLYGLTYIDAKPGDRDYSPDELSGCSNIKVGVFENTSKYGHYVESFNVQTNTWVANYVYKRLRFLNNRMLSHLGALFFLAIWHGFHSGYYITFLMEFAVIHMEKEVEPILVKNEKLQQLYRDQPLVRALVFVALKFYTIVWAGWCLVPFVFLSFHKWWHIYTTVRFTGFILFGFGNVLLAPLLRAILPRSSASSSSSRKEGSSQASASTATTAAQDQSVPAKKDN, translated from the exons ATGCTGAATCCTGTGGAGGCGCTGGCCAGCGTGTCCGGTGCATCGGTGCCAGCCATCCGTCTCATTCTGTCCGTCCTGTTGG CATACCCCATCGGATTGCTGTACCGGCAGCTGAAGGGTGGCCCCACGGTGCGCAACCTTTTCATCGCCTTCACCGGACTATCGATCGTGGTGTTCAACTATGGCACGGACATCTACCACAGCCtgctggccgtggccgtgagCTTCCTGTGCAATGCGCTGCTCGGACGCAGCGCCCTGCTGGTGCCGGTTAGCTTCGCCTACCACATGGGCTACCTGCTCATCG GGTACTACTACACAACGAGCGACACGTACGACATCAAGTGGACGATGCCGCACTGCGTGCTGGTGCTTCGACTGATTGGTCTCGCGTTCGATCTGTCCGATAGCCGGCAGAAGGAGGCACAGGGGAAAGCCGATGCCAAGTGCATTCCGGCACCCACGTTGCTGGAGCTGATCGCCTTCACCTACTTCCCGGCCTCGGTGCTTGTTGGACCCCAGTTTAGCTTTCTGCGCTACCAACGCTTCATCGCCGGGCTCTATGAACCACACACGCAGGCTGCACCAGCGTACGCGACGAAGAAGTTCTTGCAGGGAGTGTTTTATCTGGTGGTGAACCAAGTCGGAACACAGTACGTCTCCGATGCGTACCTTATGTCGGCCGAGTTTGAGCAGGAATCGCTGTTCATGAAGCACATCTACATGGGTTGCTGGGGTCGCATTACGTTGTACAAGTACATCTCGATCTGGTTGCTGGCCGAGGGTGCCGCCGTGCTGTATG GTCTGACTTACATCGATGCCAAGCCCGGTGATCGTGACTACAGCCCGGATGAGCTGTCGggctgcagcaacatcaaggTAGGCGTGTTCGAGAACACCAGCAAGTACGGCCACTACGTCGAATCGTTCAACGTGCAAACGAACACATGGGTCGCCAACTACGTTTATAAGCGATTACGTTTCCTCAACAACCGCATGCTGAGCCATCTGGGGGCCCTGTTCTTCCTGGCCATCTGGCACGGTTTCCACAGCGGCTACTACATTACATTCCTGATGGAGTTCGCCGTCATACACATGGAGAAGGAG GTGGAACCGattttggtgaaaaatgaaaagctgcagcagctgtacCGAGATCAGCCGTTGGTGAGAGCACTCGTCTTCGTGGCCCTCAAATTCTATACCATCGTGTGGGCCGGCTGGTGTCTGGTGCCGTTCGTGTTTCTCAGCTTCCACAAGTGGTGGCACATCTACACAACGGTGCGTTTCACCGGCTTCATTCTGTTCGGCTTCGGCAATGTGTTGCTTGCCCCGCTGCTCCGTGCCATCTTGCCAAGATCGTCTgcttcgtcctcttcgtcgaggaaggaaggaagtagcCAAGCGTCGGCCAGTACTGCCACTACCGCGGCTCAAGATCAATCCGTGCCGGCGAAAAAGGACAACTAA